The following nucleotide sequence is from Harpia harpyja isolate bHarHar1 chromosome 7, bHarHar1 primary haplotype, whole genome shotgun sequence.
GGCGACCTTGTTGCCCGCGCGGGGCTTTCCCGGACCCCCTCCCGCAGAAAGCGGTGCGGCTCGGCGGCGGCAGGGAGCTCGCCCCGGCGGGCCCGGGCCGTCGCGCAGGTGCCGTCCCGCCGCGGGCAGGGAGGGACGGAGGGATATAGGGATGGTGAGGTGGGCTGGCGGGATGGATGGCGGGAGGAAGCGGTTTCGGGCGGCAGGTGAAGGCGGCAATGCGACGCGTCCCCGACCGTCCCGGTTTCAGCGGGGCGCAGTCGGGGCCGTAGCCGCAGGGATTCCGCCGGTACCGGCCACCGGGACGCCCCgccgcctctcccctcccctccgccccgccgcggcgggcgggccggtGGCGGCAGACGACGGTCGCACCGCGGGCGGCAGCGGAGccccgagaccccccccccggcccaggcGGCTccaccccggccccccgcccggcccggcagGTGGGTccgcccgccccgtcccgccccgtcccgccccgctcGGCTGCGCGCCCCCCACGTCGGGGCGGCGACGGGGGCGGGCGAGCCCCGCGTcccgtgtgtccccccaccccctcccgccgccgcggggggcgaGGGGCAGAGCCGGGCGCCCGCTCGGCGCGGCGACGCCCCCGCGccggcccagccccgccgggcgGACGGGGCCCCGCGTCCCctcggagcggagcggagcggagcggagcggagcggcggcaTGGCGGGGCgagcggccgggcggcgggcgggctgaggcgggggccgggcggggaggcgccggcggcggggggctcaCCGCCTTTTCTTTGCCGTCCCCCGCAGGgagcggccgcccccccccgcgccacCATTGCCTCGCACGGCAAGGAGGACCTGCTCGCCGTCGCCGCCCGGCTCTGGCAGCGGAGGAGGCGGCTGCTGGCCGCCGCCGGGCTCGCCCTGGCCATGGCCGTCGCCCTGCTCGTCGCcgtgcccctgctgctgctgcaggcgcCCGCCGAGAGCGGCGCCCACTACGAGATGATGGGCACCTGCCGCATGATCTGCGACCCGTACAGCGGCgggcggccgcccggccccggcagcaCGGCCGCCGTGGAGGCCCTGCAGGACCTGGGCGCCAACCCCCCGCCGCCCTTCGTCCAGGGACCCAAGGGGGAGCCGGGCCGGCCGGGCAAGCCgggcccccgcggcccccccggggagccgggcccgccggggccgcggggcccgCCGGGCGAGCGGGGCGACGCGGGGaagccggggctgcccgggctgGCGCtggcgggcgcgggcggcggcgggagcggcggcggggcggcggcgggcggcgaggcggcgggcgggctgagcGCCGCCTTCAGCGGGCCGCGCATCGCCTTCTACGTGGGGCTGAAGAGCCCCCACGAAGGCTACGAGGTCCTCAAGTTCGACGACGTGGTGACCAACCTGGGCAACCACTACGACCCGGCCAGCGGCAAGTTCACCTGCCAGGTGCGCGGCATCTACTTCTTCACCTACCACATCCTCATGCGCGGCGGCGACGGCACCAGCATGTGGGCCGACCTCTGCAAGAACGGGCAGGTGggtccccgccgctccccgcctcGCGTCCgtcgtgtcccgtcccgtcccgtcccgtcccgtcttcccccccccccccccccgcggcgccCGCGGGCACCGGCGGAAAGGAGCAGCCGGAGCATCCTCCCCGCCGTCGGGGCGGGGGTGCACCGCGGGGAGCAGCCTTAGAGCCGCGACAGACTCCAGACTCCTCCCGGCCTGCGAACTTTCCCGCCGGGATGGGGGGAAGGAGAAGCGAGGagcgggggcgggagggagggcacGGGAGTAGTGGGAGGACTGGGGAAGAGGGGCTcgggggggctggggaagaggggctcGGGGGGGCTgatggaggggctggggaagaggggctcGGCGGGCTGATGGAGGGGCTCGGGGGGGGTGACGTGCTCCGCGGCTGCGTTGGCAGGTGCGGGCCAGTGCCATCGCCCAGGACGCGGACCAGAACTACGACTACGCCAGCAACAGCGTGGTGCTGCACCTGGACTCCGGTGACGAGGTGTACGTCAAGCTGGACGGAGGCAAAGCGCACGGAGGCAACAACAATAAGTACAGCActttctctggctttcttttaTACCCCGATTAACGCAAAACGAGCGACGCGACACAACTGGCCCCGCCACTGATACCCGTGGGGTCGGTTGGCGTTTCTGTACCCCGTCGTGCCGATGTTCCTGCTGGTGTCCGCTGTCTCCACAGGTCACTTCAGCTTCATTATCAGTTTgtatggttgggtttttttttttacacctgtgGAAACGAATTAGAAGTGAAACAAAGCGATCCCCTTCCTTATTCTCCCCCATTTCCTCTGAACCCCCTCTCCCTTTGTCAGCCTCAGTGTTTTGTGTGTCACATGAGGAACTTGGCATCTTGAAACTCTCGAGTGGTTCCCAGGGGGTGTAAGAGAGCCCAGAGTTCAGACTGTGCCGCACACAGTATTTGAACCGGTCGCATTTTTTCGTCAATGAgtattgatgatgatgatgaatttTCAGATCGACTATTCGCGAAGTGGGACTGGACCGTAACtggtttttcctctgctgctttgtttgtATGGGGTCAAGTGcaaacttttcttttctgtgcaatgCAATGCTCGTGTGAATGATGGTGTCATTAACGTCAAACCTGTTCCTGTCTGCAAAAGTATTCAGTCATTGACCACAATCACCAAAATATCacattaaattttgtttttagacaatgccttcttgctgtctgtctCTTCCAGTGCTGCGAAGGAGCGCTGTGGTGGTGCCAGGGGAGGGCGGGAGGTAAAGGAGGGGGTCACTTCAGTCCCTTAGGTTTGCAGCAAAATTTAAAGTTAGGATGGGGGCGCCTTGCCTAGGTCTTGACTGTGATTCAAAGGGGCTGGGAagaagcagagggagagggagaaaccCTGCACCTTCGTGCAGTTTTGTAAAAAG
It contains:
- the C1QL2 gene encoding complement C1q-like protein 2, whose amino-acid sequence is MAVALLVAVPLLLLQAPAESGAHYEMMGTCRMICDPYSGGRPPGPGSTAAVEALQDLGANPPPPFVQGPKGEPGRPGKPGPRGPPGEPGPPGPRGPPGERGDAGKPGLPGLALAGAGGGGSGGGAAAGGEAAGGLSAAFSGPRIAFYVGLKSPHEGYEVLKFDDVVTNLGNHYDPASGKFTCQVRGIYFFTYHILMRGGDGTSMWADLCKNGQVRASAIAQDADQNYDYASNSVVLHLDSGDEVYVKLDGGKAHGGNNNKYSTFSGFLLYPD